One window from the genome of Crinalium epipsammum PCC 9333 encodes:
- a CDS encoding ParA family protein, which produces MLTVAITSLSGGQGKTTVSLFFGRKIASLGYYTLMVDADPQHNLTTYLGVELQPNQPTLLECLKKSVALEEGIYPKVIFNPGKPDTRL; this is translated from the coding sequence ATGTTAACAGTCGCAATCACTTCCCTCAGTGGAGGTCAAGGCAAAACCACAGTCTCACTATTTTTTGGGCGCAAGATTGCTAGTCTGGGCTACTATACTCTCATGGTTGATGCAGACCCACAGCACAACTTAACCACCTACTTGGGAGTGGAACTGCAACCCAATCAACCCACCCTGTTAGAGTGCCTCAAAAAATCTGTAGCACTGGAAGAAGGAATTTACCCAAAGGTTATTTTTAATCCTGGCAAACCAGATACTCGGTTATAA
- the ltrA gene encoding group II intron reverse transcriptase/maturase: protein MKVARPVLKERCIAVMRTSTLTKKTAGVDGVKSLSPVQRLALVKKLVLKGKSKPTRRVWIDKPGTDEKRPLGIPTMYDRALQALVKLALEPEWEARFEPNSYGFRPGRSCHDAVDAIFNAIRYKAKYVLDADIAKCFDRINHGELLKKLNTFPTLKRQIGAWLKSGVMDGKQLFPTSEGTPQGGVISPLLANIALHGMEERIKQVAETLPGRKAHNHQALSLIRYADDFVILHEDITVVKRCSEIISEWLKGMGLELKPSKTRLAHTLLEHEGKDAGFNFLGFNVKQYPVGKYNTGHCKGKPLGFKTLIRPSKEKIKIHYDRIAEIIDQHKAAPQAALIAHLNPIIRGWANYYRAVVSKETYAELSTKVYQKLKSWAKRRHSNKSGKWVTEKYWQTIGGDNWVFATRQEGENPLRLLKHSATEIVRHVKVKGEASPYDGNLVYWSTRMGKNPEVPSTVATLLKKQKGKCAHCKLHFTEQSVMEIDHIIPKSKGGKNEYKNYQLLHRHCHDEKTASDGSLGTKSGCNSAKPKSTPKGKKSDKSSEIGVYRDSKFAHLDFSKIWKKGIKGEVMTPEEQEYFRVLSN, encoded by the coding sequence ATGAAAGTCGCACGTCCGGTTCTGAAGGAGAGGTGCATCGCAGTAATGCGGACATCGACTCTAACTAAGAAAACAGCCGGAGTAGACGGAGTTAAATCACTTTCGCCCGTCCAAAGGTTAGCACTGGTAAAAAAACTTGTGCTAAAGGGGAAGTCCAAACCTACTCGTAGGGTATGGATAGACAAACCAGGAACAGACGAAAAGCGTCCTCTTGGTATTCCCACGATGTACGACAGGGCGCTTCAGGCGTTAGTCAAATTGGCGCTTGAACCGGAGTGGGAAGCACGATTTGAACCCAACTCTTATGGCTTCCGACCAGGACGCTCATGCCATGATGCGGTCGATGCGATATTTAACGCAATTAGGTACAAAGCAAAATATGTGCTAGATGCCGATATTGCCAAATGTTTCGACAGAATCAATCACGGGGAACTTCTCAAAAAGCTAAACACATTCCCAACCCTAAAGCGCCAGATAGGAGCATGGCTTAAATCGGGAGTAATGGATGGTAAGCAATTGTTCCCCACATCTGAGGGTACGCCACAAGGCGGGGTCATTTCTCCGTTATTAGCGAACATTGCCCTTCACGGGATGGAAGAAAGGATAAAGCAGGTAGCAGAAACACTACCAGGGCGTAAGGCACATAATCACCAAGCCCTAAGCCTAATCCGCTACGCCGATGACTTTGTGATACTGCACGAAGATATAACCGTTGTCAAAAGATGTTCTGAGATTATCTCCGAGTGGTTAAAAGGCATGGGATTAGAACTGAAACCAAGTAAAACACGCCTTGCCCACACATTATTAGAACATGAAGGGAAAGACGCAGGGTTTAACTTTCTTGGCTTTAACGTCAAGCAGTACCCAGTAGGAAAATATAACACGGGACACTGCAAAGGAAAACCACTTGGATTCAAGACACTCATCAGACCCAGCAAAGAAAAGATAAAGATACACTATGACCGAATTGCAGAGATAATAGACCAGCATAAAGCAGCCCCACAAGCTGCGCTGATAGCCCATTTAAACCCAATCATTAGAGGGTGGGCTAACTATTATCGAGCAGTTGTTAGCAAAGAAACATACGCCGAGCTATCGACAAAAGTGTACCAGAAGTTAAAAAGCTGGGCAAAACGCCGCCACTCGAATAAATCGGGAAAATGGGTAACTGAAAAATATTGGCAAACCATAGGTGGAGATAATTGGGTATTCGCAACCAGGCAGGAAGGTGAAAACCCTCTGCGGTTACTAAAGCATAGCGCAACCGAAATAGTGCGTCATGTGAAGGTTAAAGGCGAAGCCAGTCCTTACGATGGCAACCTAGTTTATTGGAGTACAAGAATGGGCAAAAACCCTGAAGTGCCATCTACGGTGGCAACCCTGTTGAAGAAACAGAAAGGGAAATGCGCCCACTGCAAACTGCATTTCACAGAACAATCGGTGATGGAAATTGACCATATCATTCCTAAGTCGAAAGGTGGAAAGAATGAGTACAAAAATTATCAATTACTTCACCGACATTGCCACGATGAAAAGACTGCTAGCGATGGTAGTCTCGGTACAAAATCTGGCTGTAATAGTGCCAAGCCAAAATCCACTCCAAAAGGTAAGAAGAGTGATAAATCCTCAGAAATTGGGGTTTATCGTGATTCTAAATTTGCCCACCTTGATTTCAGTAAAATCTGGAAAAAGGGAATAAAAGGGGAAGTTATGACACCGGAAGAACAAGAATATTTCCGAGTGCTATCAAATTAG
- a CDS encoding PqqD family protein: MENNQVFRVNTPQVVCETIEGEVVIVHLEKGYYYSLLKTGADVWSRIERRIDCYSLIQEMTQAYDGSAKEIATAIDEFLENLQREELIITDSTMESVNTDNNTKEIAEITNKPCFEKPMLEKFTDMEDLLLLDPIHEVDVEAGWPNAKTA; the protein is encoded by the coding sequence ATGGAAAATAACCAAGTATTTCGGGTCAATACTCCTCAAGTTGTTTGTGAAACGATCGAGGGAGAAGTGGTTATTGTCCATCTAGAAAAAGGTTACTACTACAGCCTATTGAAAACTGGAGCAGACGTTTGGAGTAGAATTGAGCGTCGGATTGACTGTTACAGCCTAATTCAGGAAATGACGCAAGCATATGACGGTAGTGCCAAGGAAATTGCTACCGCTATTGATGAGTTTTTAGAAAACTTGCAGCGTGAGGAACTCATTATCACTGATTCAACTATGGAATCTGTAAATACAGATAACAACACTAAAGAAATTGCTGAAATAACTAACAAGCCATGCTTTGAGAAACCCATGTTGGAGAAGTTCACTGACATGGAAGATTTACTTCTGCTTGATCCGATTCATGAAGTCGATGTGGAAGCCGGATGGCCCAACGCGAAAACAGCCTAA